Proteins encoded within one genomic window of Mycolicibacterium monacense:
- a CDS encoding acyl-CoA dehydrogenase family protein, which translates to MTGFVETDEQQALRQAVAAMAANYGQDYYLEKARAGEHTDELWAEAGKLGFIGVNLPEEYGGGGAGMYELSLVMEEMAAAGSALLMMVVSPAINGTIISKFGTDEQNRRWLPGIADGSITMAFAITEPDAGSNSHKITTTARRDGGDWILNGQKVYISGVDQAQAVLVVGRTYREGVAKAESLRPALFVVPTDTPGLTWTKIEMELISPENQFQVFLDDVRLPADALVGSEDAAIAQLFAGLNPERIMGAASAVGMGRFALGRAVDYVKTRQVWKTPIGAHQGLSHPLAQNHIEIELAKLMMQKAAALYDGGDDAGAAEAANMAKYAAGEASVRAVDQAVQSMGGNGLTKEYGVAAAVTASRLARIAPVSREMILNFVAQTSLGLPRSY; encoded by the coding sequence ATGACCGGATTCGTGGAGACCGACGAACAACAGGCGCTGCGGCAGGCGGTGGCGGCGATGGCCGCCAACTACGGGCAGGACTACTACCTCGAGAAGGCCCGCGCCGGTGAGCACACCGACGAACTGTGGGCCGAGGCGGGCAAGCTCGGGTTCATCGGGGTCAACCTGCCCGAGGAGTACGGCGGCGGCGGCGCAGGCATGTACGAACTGTCGCTGGTGATGGAGGAGATGGCGGCCGCCGGGTCGGCGCTGCTGATGATGGTGGTCTCCCCCGCCATCAACGGCACGATCATCAGCAAGTTCGGCACCGACGAGCAGAATCGGCGGTGGCTGCCCGGCATCGCGGACGGGTCGATCACCATGGCGTTCGCGATCACCGAACCCGACGCCGGGTCGAATTCGCACAAGATCACCACCACCGCCCGCCGCGACGGTGGCGACTGGATCCTCAACGGCCAGAAGGTCTACATCTCCGGCGTCGACCAGGCGCAGGCGGTGCTCGTCGTGGGCCGCACTTACAGGGAGGGAGTGGCAAAGGCGGAGTCGCTACGACCCGCGCTGTTCGTCGTGCCCACCGATACCCCGGGGCTGACGTGGACCAAGATCGAGATGGAGCTCATCAGCCCGGAGAACCAGTTCCAGGTGTTCCTCGACGACGTCCGCCTGCCCGCCGATGCGCTCGTCGGCTCCGAGGACGCCGCGATCGCGCAACTGTTCGCGGGGCTGAACCCGGAGCGGATCATGGGTGCGGCCAGCGCGGTGGGCATGGGCCGCTTCGCGCTGGGCCGCGCGGTCGACTACGTGAAGACCCGACAGGTGTGGAAGACGCCGATCGGCGCCCATCAGGGTCTGTCACATCCGCTGGCGCAGAACCATATCGAGATCGAACTGGCCAAGCTGATGATGCAGAAGGCCGCCGCGCTCTACGACGGCGGCGACGACGCCGGGGCGGCCGAGGCCGCGAACATGGCGAAGTACGCGGCCGGTGAGGCGTCGGTGCGCGCGGTCGATCAGGCCGTGCAGTCGATGGGTGGCAACGGGTTGACCAAGGAGTACGGCGTCGCGGCGGCGGTGACCGCGTCCCGGCTCGCGCGCATCGCTCCGGTGAGCCGCGAGATGATCCTCAACTTCGTCGCGCAGACCTCGCTCGGCCTGCCCCGCTCGTACTGA